The proteins below are encoded in one region of Acuticoccus sediminis:
- a CDS encoding AraC family transcriptional regulator: MGELAALTGMSRSSFFAHFRAVTAMTPLQYGTRLRLQEAHRLMLAEGMLAREAGFAVGFNSPSQFSREYARTFGRPPKADVARLMPERRPAGWCGERDGLGRRGDVTV, encoded by the coding sequence ATGGGCGAGCTGGCCGCGCTCACGGGCATGAGCCGCTCGTCGTTCTTCGCCCACTTCCGCGCGGTCACCGCGATGACGCCGCTCCAATATGGAACCCGGCTGCGCCTTCAGGAGGCGCACCGTCTGATGCTGGCCGAGGGTATGCTCGCGCGCGAAGCGGGATTTGCGGTCGGCTTCAATTCCCCCTCGCAGTTCAGCCGCGAATACGCCCGCACGTTCGGCCGTCCGCCCAAGGCCGACGTCGCCCGGCTGATGCCGGAGCGGCGCCCCGCCGGCTGGTGCGGCGAGCGGGACGGCCTCGGCCGCCGCGGTGACGTCACCGTGTGA
- a CDS encoding SDR family oxidoreductase, whose amino-acid sequence MDKVILVTGASSGIGAAIASELGAAGAKVMLGARRTDRLDALAARINEAGGTALAAPLDVTDRDAVQAFANRALDEWGRIDVLVNNAGVMPLSPLAALKVDEWERMIDVNVKGVLWGIAAVLPAMNRQGFGQIVNIASIGALAVWPNSAVYCATKFAVRAISDGLRQESDHIRVTNVNPGVVESELADSITDEAVAEAMKTWRAIALQPDAIAKAVRHVVEAPADVDTNEITIRPTAAAH is encoded by the coding sequence ATCGACAAAGTCATCCTCGTGACCGGTGCCAGCAGCGGGATCGGCGCGGCGATCGCGTCCGAACTCGGCGCCGCCGGCGCGAAGGTCATGCTGGGGGCCCGGCGGACCGACCGGCTGGACGCCCTCGCCGCCCGGATCAACGAGGCCGGCGGAACGGCGCTCGCCGCCCCGCTCGACGTCACCGACCGCGACGCCGTGCAGGCGTTCGCGAACCGCGCCCTCGACGAGTGGGGCCGGATCGACGTCCTCGTGAACAACGCCGGCGTCATGCCGCTGTCGCCGCTCGCCGCGCTGAAGGTCGACGAGTGGGAGCGGATGATCGACGTCAACGTGAAGGGCGTCCTGTGGGGGATCGCGGCCGTCCTGCCGGCAATGAACCGCCAGGGCTTCGGCCAGATCGTCAACATCGCCTCGATCGGCGCCCTCGCCGTATGGCCGAACTCGGCGGTCTACTGCGCCACGAAGTTCGCCGTGCGCGCGATCTCCGACGGGCTGCGTCAGGAGAGCGATCACATCCGCGTCACGAACGTGAACCCGGGCGTCGTGGAATCGGAGCTCGCCGATTCGATCACGGACGAAGCGGTGGCCGAGGCGATGAAGACGTGGCGTGCCATCGCCCTTCAGCCGGACGCGATCGCGAAGGCCGTGCGCCACGTCGTCGAGGCACCGGCGGACGTCGACACCAACGAAATCACCATCCGCCCCACGGCGGCGGCACACTGA
- a CDS encoding Atu4866 domain-containing protein: MTIAGTAQASETETAMTDHPYVGMWVTEDGHVRQELLPNGRYDETRGTRQSAYTGRYEIDGNQIQYWDDTGFTADGTFVDGVLHHGGMIMYREETAR, from the coding sequence ATGACGATCGCGGGAACGGCACAGGCGAGCGAAACGGAGACGGCGATGACAGACCATCCCTATGTCGGCATGTGGGTGACCGAGGACGGGCACGTCCGCCAGGAGCTCCTACCGAACGGCCGCTACGACGAGACCCGAGGCACACGGCAGAGCGCCTACACCGGCCGCTACGAGATCGACGGCAACCAGATCCAGTACTGGGACGACACCGGCTTCACTGCCGACGGAACGTTCGTCGACGGGGTGCTGCATCACGGCGGGATGATCATGTACCGCGAGGAGACCGCACGATGA
- a CDS encoding nuclear transport factor 2 family protein, whose amino-acid sequence MTLARSLIRRRRAPLVAVAALLASLLTAPLSAQAQTAEDNRRIVREAYEAWARGENVFARVLSEDVVWTIHGSDPVAGTYVGREDFVERASVPLVSRLVAPIRPEVHRIWAEDDTVVVRFSGSTTTTSGAPYHNEFVWIFTLEDGKVTRAEAFLDLAAYRTVVENNEPLD is encoded by the coding sequence ATGACCCTCGCGCGGTCCCTGATCCGCCGCCGGCGGGCGCCCCTTGTCGCGGTCGCCGCCCTGCTCGCCTCTCTCCTCACGGCGCCGCTCTCCGCGCAAGCGCAGACGGCGGAGGACAACCGGCGTATCGTCCGGGAGGCTTACGAAGCGTGGGCGAGGGGCGAGAACGTCTTCGCCCGTGTGCTCTCCGAGGACGTCGTGTGGACGATCCATGGCTCCGATCCCGTCGCCGGCACATACGTCGGCCGCGAGGACTTCGTGGAGCGTGCGTCGGTCCCGCTCGTCTCGCGGCTCGTCGCCCCCATCCGGCCCGAGGTGCATCGGATCTGGGCGGAGGACGACACCGTCGTCGTACGCTTCTCCGGCAGCACCACCACCACCTCCGGCGCGCCCTACCATAACGAGTTCGTCTGGATCTTCACGCTGGAGGACGGCAAGGTGACCCGCGCCGAGGCGTTCCTCGACCTCGCCGCGTACCGGACCGTGGTGGAGAACAACGAGCCGCTGGACTGA
- a CDS encoding class I SAM-dependent methyltransferase, translating into MTDDTVADAFGFFRAWLKDPLMVAAVAPSGRALASLITSEISDETGPVIELGPGTGVFTRALIARGVRQEDLALVELGSEFAIALQLRYSAARTLWMDAARLCEVELFDGAPAGAVVSGLPLLSMKAGKVLRVLTGAFDKLEPDGAFYQFTYGLRCPVGPPLLAEVGLRAERIGGTLANLPPASVYRLTRLHGDPPAHRLRHVS; encoded by the coding sequence ATGACCGACGACACCGTCGCCGACGCGTTCGGCTTCTTCCGCGCCTGGCTGAAAGATCCGCTCATGGTCGCGGCCGTCGCACCGTCGGGGCGGGCACTCGCCAGCCTCATCACGTCCGAGATCTCGGACGAGACCGGGCCGGTGATCGAGCTCGGCCCGGGCACGGGCGTCTTCACGCGGGCGCTGATCGCCCGCGGCGTCCGGCAGGAGGACCTCGCCCTCGTGGAGCTCGGCTCGGAGTTCGCGATCGCGCTGCAACTGCGCTATTCCGCCGCGCGAACGCTCTGGATGGACGCGGCGCGACTTTGCGAGGTCGAGCTGTTCGATGGCGCGCCCGCCGGTGCGGTCGTGAGCGGACTGCCGCTCCTGTCGATGAAGGCGGGCAAGGTGCTCAGGGTCCTCACCGGCGCCTTCGACAAGCTGGAGCCGGACGGCGCCTTCTATCAGTTCACCTATGGCCTCCGGTGCCCGGTCGGGCCGCCGCTCCTCGCCGAGGTGGGGCTGAGGGCCGAGCGGATCGGCGGCACGCTCGCCAACCTCCCCCCGGCCTCGGTCTACCGGCTGACTCGACTGCATGGCGACCCTCCGGCCCATCGCCTGCGCCACGTGTCGTGA
- a CDS encoding DedA family protein, which translates to MEFDPLGAGMSLVSGHGLAGVFALALAERIVPIIPSYGLLLALGIMAADGAFGLPAAVTAATLGSVTGCAAVFCGVGRLGEARSTRLVMRCGRSCGLSAERIDRGIEAVRRRQTILAFALQLVPTVRLFAPAFAALVGARPRGVLAASALGIAVWNAMFIAIGFGAARWGEPTNMTTLTLAALGALLAVEGGLFWTLRKIRTGRGRPDASSAPC; encoded by the coding sequence GTGGAGTTTGATCCGCTCGGCGCCGGCATGTCCCTCGTAAGCGGCCATGGGCTCGCCGGCGTCTTCGCCCTGGCGCTGGCGGAGCGCATCGTCCCGATCATCCCGTCCTACGGGCTTCTCTTGGCGCTCGGCATCATGGCGGCGGACGGCGCGTTCGGCCTTCCCGCCGCCGTCACTGCGGCTACGCTCGGCAGCGTCACCGGCTGCGCCGCGGTCTTCTGCGGCGTCGGCAGGCTGGGGGAGGCGCGATCCACCCGGTTGGTCATGAGGTGCGGACGCTCGTGCGGCCTCTCCGCCGAGCGGATCGACCGCGGGATCGAGGCGGTCCGACGGCGGCAGACCATTCTGGCGTTCGCCCTTCAGCTCGTTCCGACCGTGCGTCTGTTCGCGCCGGCCTTCGCGGCGCTGGTCGGCGCGCGCCCGCGCGGCGTCCTCGCCGCGTCCGCCCTCGGTATCGCGGTCTGGAACGCCATGTTTATCGCCATCGGCTTCGGCGCGGCGCGGTGGGGCGAGCCGACGAACATGACGACGCTCACCCTCGCCGCGCTCGGCGCCCTCCTCGCCGTGGAGGGCGGGTTGTTCTGGACCTTGCGCAAGATCCGCACGGGGAGGGGCCGACCCGACGCGTCCTCCGCGCCGTGCTGA
- a CDS encoding SDR family oxidoreductase: MLAPTPKARWTAADIPSQQGRTAVVTGTGGLGYEIALALARAGAGVIIAGRNPEKGEAAALRIAKTVPGALATFEALDLARLESIADFASRMATGFGSIDLLVNNAGVMTPPRRQETADGFELQFGTNYLGHFALTARLLPLLRDGAGARVVTVSSIAAQGGTMDLDDLGATWSYRPMPVYARSKLACLMFARELQRRSEAGGWGVASMAAHPGIARTELLHNAPGRWSMRGIARSALWFLFQPVDQGALPMLYAGTAPQAVPGVYYGPDRMRETRGHPAPAKVPPATDDPATNARLWEISEAMTGAGFP; this comes from the coding sequence ATGCTGGCACCGACACCGAAAGCGCGATGGACGGCGGCCGACATCCCGTCGCAGCAGGGACGCACGGCCGTCGTCACCGGGACGGGCGGTCTCGGCTATGAGATCGCCCTGGCGCTCGCCCGGGCCGGCGCGGGCGTGATCATCGCCGGCCGCAACCCCGAGAAGGGGGAGGCGGCGGCCCTCCGCATCGCGAAGACCGTCCCCGGCGCGCTCGCCACGTTCGAGGCGCTGGACCTCGCGCGCCTCGAGTCCATCGCCGACTTCGCGTCGCGGATGGCGACGGGTTTCGGCAGCATCGACCTCCTCGTCAACAACGCCGGCGTCATGACGCCGCCGCGCCGGCAGGAGACCGCGGACGGGTTCGAGCTGCAGTTCGGCACCAACTATCTCGGCCACTTCGCCCTCACGGCGCGCCTTCTGCCGCTGCTGCGGGACGGGGCGGGGGCGCGTGTCGTCACCGTGTCGAGCATCGCGGCGCAGGGCGGTACGATGGACCTCGACGATCTCGGCGCGACGTGGTCCTACAGGCCGATGCCGGTCTACGCCCGCTCCAAGCTCGCGTGCCTGATGTTCGCGCGCGAGCTGCAGCGCCGAAGCGAGGCCGGCGGGTGGGGCGTCGCCTCGATGGCCGCGCATCCCGGCATCGCGCGGACCGAGCTTCTCCACAACGCGCCGGGCCGGTGGAGCATGCGCGGGATCGCCCGGTCGGCGCTGTGGTTCCTGTTCCAGCCCGTGGACCAGGGCGCGCTGCCGATGCTCTACGCCGGAACGGCGCCGCAGGCCGTTCCCGGCGTCTACTACGGCCCGGACCGCATGAGGGAGACGCGCGGGCACCCCGCGCCTGCCAAGGTGCCGCCCGCGACGGACGATCCGGCAACGAACGCGCGGCTGTGGGAGATCTCCGAGGCGATGACGGGCGCTGGATTCCCATGA
- a CDS encoding DUF2147 domain-containing protein — protein MFKTLRATLLTAAVVVETGLSLVGPACAQSSGPDAALGIWETANGDIRFEMFADDDRYAGRIIYGALMVEPDGTFKRDVKNPDPALRGRSLEGIVFLTGLTWDPEDQRLEDGSLYLAPRGETASARVTVEGETMELRAYRGTPMLGRTLEFRRVGR, from the coding sequence ATGTTCAAGACCTTACGGGCCACCCTGCTGACGGCCGCCGTGGTCGTCGAGACCGGCCTCTCGCTCGTCGGCCCGGCCTGCGCCCAGTCGTCGGGGCCGGACGCGGCTCTCGGCATCTGGGAGACCGCAAACGGCGACATCAGGTTCGAGATGTTCGCCGATGACGACCGGTACGCGGGCCGCATCATCTACGGCGCGCTCATGGTCGAGCCGGACGGGACCTTCAAGCGGGACGTCAAAAATCCCGATCCCGCTCTGAGGGGGCGCTCCCTGGAGGGCATCGTCTTCCTCACCGGGCTCACCTGGGATCCTGAGGACCAGCGGCTGGAGGACGGCAGCCTCTACCTGGCGCCGAGGGGCGAGACCGCCTCGGCGCGCGTCACGGTCGAGGGCGAGACGATGGAGCTGCGCGCCTATCGCGGCACGCCGATGCTCGGCCGGACGCTGGAGTTCCGTCGTGTCGGCCGCTGA
- a CDS encoding xanthine dehydrogenase family protein molybdopterin-binding subunit has protein sequence MTKLLSRRTFLLTGAALGGTALVAALGGLGYLATVDVDGLGGFVDGDDAVMNAFVTLHDDGRVVVKVPRTEMGQGIHTGLAMLVAEEMDIPFDERISVEHPVELLPVYAHWAQMLGVRPEEPQGPVTWIGRRLISSIPLITTGASASTLNLWHPMRVAGAAARHMLLAAGAARLGVPVAELTTSDAAVHHAASGRSIPYADLARQAAVLAPPDRPALKPRSEWRIIGRSQRRVDIPAKVKGEPVFGIDVVLPDMLHASIRHAPVFGTRVVRIANEAEVRAEPDVLDVAIIEDRSVAVVARSWWQAETAAARLDVEWSASEADAVSSDALDARLADALEGGEPYIHVEDGDVGAALAVDGARVVQATYVAPLVAHACMESMNATVVLRPGGRAEAWVPSQSISLTRWAVFRGMGWAGVDPAEVVSHITMNGGAFGRRTETEVVAEAAFLAARHPGRPVKLLWPREEDIGRAMYRSHARAGLTAVLGADGLPAAWDALVAAQSLMQSIGSRTLPITPSPDGDRLTAEGLEKPYYALPARRVRSVHVPSHVPIGLWRSNGFSFNTFFAESFVDECAAAAETDPVDYRRALLARSPRHLAVIERVAALSGWGAPMAAGRSRGIAMEHCFESIVAVVAEVIVTGDGEVRVPRVFCAVDVGTVVNPDAVVAQMEGGILFGLTTALISRVTLSDGRIEQSNFHDFTMPRLANAPEVVVEIVPSELPPGGAGEPGVAPIAAAVGNAIFAATGTRPRSLPLALAETTGAGRLRTVLAAEAG, from the coding sequence ATGACAAAGCTCCTCTCCCGCCGCACGTTCCTCCTCACCGGTGCGGCCCTCGGCGGCACCGCCCTCGTGGCCGCGCTCGGCGGGCTCGGTTATCTCGCGACCGTCGACGTCGACGGCCTCGGCGGGTTCGTCGATGGCGACGACGCGGTCATGAACGCCTTCGTGACCCTCCACGACGACGGCCGCGTGGTCGTCAAGGTGCCGCGCACCGAGATGGGGCAGGGCATCCACACCGGCCTCGCCATGCTGGTGGCCGAAGAAATGGACATCCCGTTCGACGAGCGCATCAGCGTCGAGCATCCAGTGGAGCTTCTTCCCGTTTATGCGCACTGGGCCCAGATGCTGGGCGTGCGCCCGGAGGAGCCGCAGGGGCCGGTCACGTGGATCGGCCGGCGCCTGATCTCGTCGATCCCGCTCATCACGACCGGCGCGTCCGCGTCGACGCTCAACCTGTGGCACCCGATGCGGGTCGCGGGCGCAGCGGCGCGGCACATGCTCCTTGCCGCGGGTGCCGCGCGCCTCGGCGTTCCCGTCGCCGAGCTGACCACCTCCGACGCCGCCGTCCATCACGCCGCGTCGGGGCGAAGCATTCCCTACGCGGATCTCGCGCGGCAGGCCGCCGTGTTGGCGCCGCCCGACCGGCCGGCCCTGAAGCCGCGGTCCGAGTGGCGGATCATCGGTCGCTCGCAGCGTCGTGTCGACATCCCGGCGAAGGTGAAGGGCGAGCCGGTCTTCGGCATCGACGTCGTCCTGCCGGACATGCTGCACGCCTCGATCCGCCACGCGCCGGTCTTCGGGACGAGGGTGGTGCGGATCGCCAACGAGGCCGAGGTCCGCGCCGAGCCGGACGTCCTCGACGTCGCGATCATCGAGGACCGCAGTGTGGCAGTCGTCGCGCGCTCCTGGTGGCAGGCCGAGACGGCCGCCGCGCGGCTCGACGTGGAGTGGAGCGCATCGGAGGCCGACGCGGTGTCGAGCGACGCGCTGGACGCGCGTCTCGCGGACGCGCTGGAGGGCGGCGAGCCGTACATTCACGTCGAGGACGGCGACGTCGGCGCGGCCTTAGCGGTTGATGGAGCCCGGGTCGTCCAAGCGACCTACGTCGCGCCGCTGGTGGCCCATGCCTGCATGGAATCGATGAACGCCACCGTGGTGCTGCGGCCAGGCGGGAGGGCGGAGGCATGGGTGCCCTCCCAGTCGATCAGCCTCACAAGATGGGCCGTCTTTCGCGGCATGGGGTGGGCCGGTGTCGATCCGGCGGAGGTCGTCAGCCACATCACCATGAACGGCGGCGCGTTTGGACGCCGCACCGAGACGGAGGTGGTCGCCGAGGCCGCCTTCCTCGCCGCGCGCCATCCCGGCAGGCCGGTCAAGCTCCTGTGGCCGCGCGAGGAGGACATCGGGCGCGCGATGTATCGCAGCCACGCGCGGGCCGGGCTGACGGCCGTCCTCGGCGCCGACGGACTGCCCGCCGCTTGGGATGCGCTCGTCGCCGCGCAGTCGCTGATGCAGTCGATCGGGAGCCGCACGCTGCCGATCACGCCGAGCCCGGACGGGGACCGCCTCACCGCCGAGGGTCTCGAGAAGCCGTACTATGCGCTCCCCGCCAGGCGGGTGCGCAGCGTCCACGTCCCCTCGCACGTGCCGATCGGCCTGTGGCGATCCAACGGCTTCAGCTTCAACACCTTCTTCGCGGAATCGTTCGTCGACGAGTGCGCCGCCGCCGCCGAGACCGATCCGGTGGACTATCGCCGCGCCCTCCTCGCCCGAAGTCCGCGGCACCTCGCCGTCATCGAGCGTGTGGCCGCGCTTTCCGGCTGGGGCGCGCCCATGGCGGCGGGGCGCAGCCGTGGCATCGCCATGGAGCACTGCTTCGAGAGCATCGTCGCTGTGGTCGCCGAGGTCATCGTAACGGGCGACGGCGAGGTTCGGGTCCCGCGTGTGTTCTGCGCCGTAGACGTCGGCACCGTGGTGAACCCCGACGCGGTCGTCGCGCAGATGGAAGGCGGCATTCTCTTCGGCCTGACCACGGCCCTGATCAGCAGGGTCACGCTCAGCGATGGCCGCATTGAGCAGTCCAACTTCCACGACTTCACCATGCCGAGACTGGCGAACGCACCCGAGGTGGTGGTGGAGATCGTGCCGAGCGAACTGCCGCCGGGCGGGGCAGGGGAGCCGGGCGTCGCTCCCATCGCCGCTGCGGTCGGCAACGCGATCTTTGCCGCGACGGGGACCCGGCCCCGCTCCCTCCCGCTGGCGCTCGCCGAGACCACCGGGGCGGGGCGGCTCCGCACCGTCCTCGCCGCCGAGGCCGGTTGA
- a CDS encoding (2Fe-2S)-binding protein, with protein MVSLTLNGRLVDVEAPEDKPLLWALREDAGLLGPKYGCGIAECGACRVLVDGQSTPSCVTSLGAVAGRTVVTVEGLAAPDGTLSAVQQAWIDEQAPQCGYCQPGFLVAATALLERVPDPTDAEIDAAITNICRCGTYPRIRRAIHRAAALRAEG; from the coding sequence ATGGTTTCTCTCACGCTAAACGGGCGCCTTGTCGACGTGGAGGCGCCCGAGGACAAGCCTCTCCTGTGGGCGCTCAGGGAAGATGCCGGCCTTCTCGGGCCCAAGTACGGTTGCGGCATCGCCGAGTGCGGGGCCTGCCGGGTCCTGGTTGACGGGCAGTCGACCCCGTCCTGTGTGACCTCGCTCGGTGCCGTCGCGGGCCGAACCGTGGTGACGGTGGAGGGCCTCGCCGCTCCGGACGGCACGCTGTCCGCGGTGCAGCAGGCCTGGATCGACGAGCAGGCGCCCCAATGCGGCTACTGCCAGCCGGGTTTCCTCGTCGCCGCGACGGCGCTTCTGGAGCGCGTCCCCGATCCGACCGACGCCGAGATCGACGCGGCGATCACCAACATCTGCCGCTGCGGCACCTACCCGCGCATCCGCCGCGCGATCCACCGCGCCGCCGCACTGCGGGCCGAAGGGTGA
- a CDS encoding AraC family transcriptional regulator — protein sequence MASTLTTALETYIAEMGGGDGLYATPMQDTFIMRTSRTVMPFRRLYRPALCVVAQGAKQLRVGDEVLNYAEGTAVAVTVEVPGNGTVTKASATEPFLGLTIDFDPRLLREVMEQLEAPPTPTDTQLGAFVETLSEPLLDCMARLVRLLATPEAVPILYPAILKEIYFWLLTGPNGGEVAKIVRSDSHTRRIADAVHFLRQNYTRTIRVEEVAEAARMGLSSFHHHFRLITQLSPLQFQKQLRLLEARRLMVAESANVTSAAIKVGYESVSQFSRDYTRQFGTPPKRDAMALKAVALPNWAPGLTPIADELLYRETPAVERVRSPVAFRPTPHVAAAREAGRPEREPALGLSAP from the coding sequence ATGGCTTCGACGCTGACAACGGCCCTCGAGACCTACATCGCAGAGATGGGGGGCGGCGACGGCCTTTATGCTACGCCGATGCAGGACACCTTCATCATGCGCACGAGCCGGACGGTGATGCCGTTCCGCAGGCTCTACCGGCCGGCGCTGTGCGTCGTCGCGCAGGGGGCGAAGCAGCTGAGGGTTGGCGACGAAGTGCTGAACTATGCGGAAGGGACGGCGGTCGCCGTCACCGTGGAGGTGCCCGGCAACGGGACGGTGACCAAAGCGAGCGCGACCGAGCCCTTTCTCGGGCTGACAATCGACTTCGACCCCCGCCTCTTGCGCGAGGTCATGGAGCAGCTCGAAGCCCCGCCGACGCCGACCGACACGCAGCTCGGCGCCTTCGTCGAGACGCTGTCCGAGCCGCTCCTCGACTGCATGGCACGGCTCGTGCGCCTGCTGGCGACCCCCGAGGCCGTTCCGATCCTCTATCCGGCCATCCTCAAGGAGATTTACTTCTGGCTCCTGACCGGACCGAACGGCGGCGAGGTCGCCAAGATCGTGCGCTCGGACAGCCACACGCGGCGGATCGCCGACGCGGTCCACTTCCTGCGGCAGAATTATACGCGGACGATCCGGGTAGAGGAGGTGGCGGAGGCGGCGCGAATGGGTCTGTCGTCCTTCCACCATCATTTCAGGCTCATCACGCAGCTTTCGCCGCTGCAGTTCCAGAAGCAGCTGCGGCTCCTGGAGGCGCGCCGGCTGATGGTGGCCGAGTCGGCCAACGTGACGAGTGCGGCGATCAAGGTCGGCTACGAGAGCGTGTCGCAATTCAGTCGCGACTACACGCGCCAGTTCGGCACCCCGCCCAAGCGCGACGCGATGGCCCTGAAGGCGGTGGCGCTGCCGAACTGGGCGCCGGGCCTCACGCCCATCGCCGATGAACTTCTATACCGGGAGACACCGGCGGTCGAGCGCGTGCGGTCCCCGGTGGCGTTTCGGCCGACGCCGCACGTGGCCGCCGCCCGCGAAGCGGGGCGGCCTGAGCGCGAGCCGGCCCTCGGGCTGAGCGCCCCGTGA
- a CDS encoding AraC family transcriptional regulator has translation MQLFDDLLERLRLDSTVFCRMSLAGDWGFTKAALQGAPFHIVLSGRAWVELAGERGFQLASGDVVILPGGQPHRLLARPGVAPVSWSDIADEMGLSPWEPGARFKALDLSFGDGQPVTRLISGVFAFEDKRRNPVLAALPPILHHKTSGDPEAARSVASLVSLLETELVPDAPGAAAVCTRLADILFIQIVRHHLAAASLPAGWLRGVADPRIAPALVLIQNAPHETWSVAALAKEVGMSRSHFAARFRDVVGKPPLDFLTDWRMYQATIQLADIGVPVKSVAASIGYASDVSFSKAFKRWAGHSPAAYRRRLGNANGAEGIEA, from the coding sequence ATGCAGCTCTTCGACGATCTCCTGGAGAGGTTGCGGCTCGACAGCACGGTGTTCTGCCGGATGTCGCTGGCCGGCGACTGGGGCTTCACGAAGGCCGCGCTGCAGGGCGCACCGTTCCACATCGTTCTGTCGGGGCGTGCTTGGGTTGAACTCGCCGGCGAGCGGGGCTTCCAGCTGGCGTCCGGCGACGTCGTCATCCTGCCGGGCGGGCAGCCCCATCGTCTACTCGCCCGCCCCGGCGTCGCGCCGGTTTCCTGGAGCGATATCGCCGACGAGATGGGACTTTCCCCCTGGGAGCCTGGCGCTCGGTTCAAGGCGCTGGACCTTTCGTTCGGCGATGGCCAGCCCGTGACCCGCCTCATCTCCGGCGTCTTCGCGTTCGAGGATAAGCGCCGCAACCCGGTCCTCGCCGCCCTGCCGCCGATCCTGCACCACAAGACGAGTGGCGACCCTGAAGCCGCGCGGTCGGTGGCGAGCCTCGTCTCACTGCTCGAGACAGAGCTGGTACCGGATGCGCCGGGGGCCGCGGCCGTCTGCACGCGGCTCGCCGACATCCTCTTCATCCAGATCGTCAGGCACCACCTCGCCGCCGCAAGCCTCCCCGCAGGGTGGCTGCGGGGCGTCGCTGACCCCCGGATCGCCCCGGCTCTCGTCCTCATCCAGAACGCGCCGCACGAGACCTGGTCCGTGGCGGCGCTGGCGAAGGAAGTTGGAATGTCGCGCTCGCATTTCGCGGCACGGTTCCGGGACGTCGTCGGCAAGCCGCCGCTCGACTTCCTCACCGATTGGCGGATGTACCAGGCGACGATCCAGCTCGCGGACATCGGCGTGCCGGTAAAATCCGTCGCGGCGTCGATCGGGTATGCCTCGGACGTCTCGTTCAGCAAGGCGTTCAAGCGCTGGGCGGGTCATTCGCCCGCGGCCTACCGCCGGCGGCTCGGCAACGCGAACGGCGCCGAGGGGATCGAGGCGTGA
- a CDS encoding (2Fe-2S)-binding protein, which translates to MASSRSDDLVPPDTPKTQTRDGGAGFPITRRDALATGAAAAAAVPLMRAGGAAAQGEAARSPLRQGATVVRATVNGESVEVEIDPRSSLLDVLRETLGLTGAKKGCDHGQCGACTVHVDGRRVASCLTLAAKIDGREVTTIEGLSDGDTLHPMQQAFIDHDALQCGYCTPGQIMAAVACVAEGNATSPERIPEYMSGNICRCGAYVGIVAATLDAAAKMGEG; encoded by the coding sequence ATGGCCTCATCCAGATCCGACGATTTGGTTCCCCCCGACACCCCCAAAACCCAGACCCGAGACGGCGGCGCCGGCTTCCCGATCACCCGCCGCGATGCGCTCGCGACCGGAGCGGCCGCCGCCGCAGCCGTGCCGCTCATGCGCGCGGGCGGCGCGGCGGCGCAAGGCGAGGCGGCGCGCTCCCCGCTTCGCCAGGGCGCCACCGTGGTGCGCGCGACCGTCAACGGCGAGTCGGTCGAGGTGGAGATCGATCCCCGCTCCTCCCTGCTCGACGTGCTGCGTGAGACACTCGGCCTGACCGGCGCCAAGAAAGGCTGCGACCACGGCCAGTGCGGCGCCTGCACGGTCCATGTGGACGGCCGGCGCGTCGCCTCGTGCCTCACCCTCGCCGCCAAGATCGACGGTCGCGAGGTCACAACCATCGAGGGTCTTTCGGACGGCGACACGCTGCACCCGATGCAACAGGCCTTCATCGACCACGATGCCCTCCAATGCGGCTACTGCACGCCGGGCCAGATTATGGCCGCGGTGGCGTGCGTCGCCGAGGGCAACGCGACGAGCCCCGAACGCATCCCCGAATACATGAGCGGCAACATCTGCCGCTGCGGCGCCTACGTCGGGATCGTCGCCGCGACCCTCGATGCCGCCGCCAAGATGGGAGAAGGCTGA